One genomic segment of Kordiimonas sp. SCSIO 12603 includes these proteins:
- a CDS encoding lipopolysaccharide biosynthesis protein, whose translation MSTDPEHKKRVAGGAGFAFLGRMGALIEGASVIAFTWLYGPVTFGLFAVLWSYVKVMTAISEAAMTTTLQRFVPKADKDEANMVAGHALKLGLLVSSLFAIAGTIAAPSLTNFINAGEADAERLTTVIRIYVWVLPFWTTVEIGTAAIRARRTFGPEIKVRIFYEQGLRLVSAVIFAMTGLLTYGLFLAHLVSVFLAAVLALRLVAKNYDMGAVLRAPMFGPLAKEMRSYGFSLMPANLIKRLFAEFPVMYLNFLLPGAAGAAAGGYYQVARKVASAVQAIRLTFEYVMAPLAAEKEGTGDRQALEDMFAYATRLSVSIALPFGAALILARNDILATMQPEFAAATAAIAILVAGRIFEAATGPSSAIIEMLGHKLLPTVNSIAGLLGMLGIGLWLIPEYKVTGAAIAAASGLNITAILSLIQSRVLFGLFPYTSAAIRPILTSALLAGGIMALVPSSFSWAPPIGITMSAAVLITAILLVIRYGLNDADAEALGKFAVKIRPKPKS comes from the coding sequence GTGTCAACTGATCCTGAACATAAAAAGCGCGTAGCGGGAGGCGCTGGTTTCGCCTTTCTAGGCCGGATGGGTGCCCTTATTGAAGGGGCTTCTGTTATTGCCTTTACCTGGCTTTATGGCCCCGTAACCTTTGGCTTGTTTGCAGTTCTTTGGAGCTATGTAAAGGTCATGACAGCTATTTCAGAAGCTGCGATGACAACAACACTTCAACGATTTGTACCTAAAGCAGACAAAGATGAAGCGAACATGGTAGCGGGGCATGCCCTGAAGCTAGGTTTGCTGGTTTCTTCCCTGTTTGCAATCGCAGGCACAATTGCGGCGCCGTCTCTCACAAACTTCATCAATGCTGGTGAAGCAGATGCCGAAAGACTGACAACGGTTATCCGTATCTATGTTTGGGTTCTACCTTTTTGGACCACGGTAGAAATTGGTACAGCAGCCATTCGTGCACGCCGTACTTTTGGCCCTGAAATTAAAGTTCGTATTTTCTATGAACAAGGCCTCCGTCTGGTTTCCGCTGTTATTTTCGCCATGACAGGCCTTCTAACCTACGGTCTGTTCCTCGCGCATTTAGTAAGTGTTTTCCTAGCGGCTGTTCTAGCTTTACGCCTCGTTGCGAAAAACTATGACATGGGGGCTGTTCTTAGAGCACCCATGTTCGGCCCCTTAGCCAAAGAAATGCGGTCCTACGGTTTTAGCCTGATGCCGGCCAATCTAATCAAAAGACTGTTTGCCGAATTCCCGGTTATGTACCTCAATTTCTTATTGCCCGGTGCAGCAGGAGCGGCGGCAGGCGGTTATTATCAGGTAGCCCGGAAGGTCGCCAGCGCTGTACAGGCGATCAGGCTTACCTTCGAATATGTTATGGCGCCACTGGCCGCGGAAAAAGAAGGCACTGGGGACAGGCAAGCCCTTGAAGATATGTTTGCCTATGCCACCAGACTTTCAGTTTCGATCGCCCTTCCATTTGGTGCTGCCCTTATTCTGGCTCGCAATGATATTTTAGCAACCATGCAGCCAGAATTTGCAGCAGCGACAGCGGCTATAGCAATCCTTGTAGCTGGCCGTATATTTGAAGCTGCAACAGGCCCTTCATCTGCGATCATTGAAATGCTTGGTCATAAGCTTTTGCCAACAGTGAATTCAATTGCAGGGCTTCTTGGCATGCTTGGGATTGGTCTCTGGCTTATCCCCGAATATAAAGTAACGGGTGCAGCAATCGCCGCGGCTTCCGGCCTTAACATCACAGCAATTCTATCGTTAATCCAGTCTAGGGTGCTGTTTGGCTTATTCCCATATACAAGCGCTGCTATCCGCCCTATTCTCACATCAGCTCTGCTAGCTGGTGGTATTATGGCACTTGTGCCCTCAAGCTTCAGCTGGGCGCCTCCCATCGGTATTACGATGTCTGCAGCTGTTCTTATTACGGCGATATTACTGGTTATCCGGTACGGTCTGAATGATGCCGACGCAGAAGCTCTCGGCAAATTCGCTGTAAAAATTCGCCCCAAACCAAAAAGCTAA
- a CDS encoding acyl-CoA carboxylase subunit beta, translating to MAWEKELAEKRKREELAEKMGGEEKVARQHARGKLDVRERLRLMADPGSFREIGKLAGKGHYGADGDLEDFTPANFLFGKAKVEGRHTVLAADDFTVRGGAADAAIWRKAMLAEQMAHEWKLPLIRLIDGTGGGGSVKMLEDMGLTYVPYLPGWEHVVKNLDTVPVVSLALGSVAGLGAARVVASHYSVMVRGMSHMFTAGPAVVAAIGEKHDKEALGGADIHARNGAVDDVVESEKEAFEAARKFLSYLPQAAGRPAPRGDTSDGVERRDEALLDAVPEDRRAAYSMRKILESVFDRESVFEIGKMWGQSAITALARLDGWPVAVLASNPSFMGGSWSADAARKIERFVKLANTFGLPVVHLVDNPGFMIGLDAEKAATIRHGVDALNGIYNSKVPWATVIIRKAYGVAGAAMNNHTDFQYRFAWPSGDWGSLPLEGGIEVAYKSELEKAKDPTAHLATIKERLDKVRSPFRTAEAFMVEDVIDPRETRPLLCEFANLAQERMFGEKRN from the coding sequence ATGGCGTGGGAAAAAGAGCTGGCTGAAAAGCGTAAGCGCGAAGAATTAGCTGAAAAAATGGGCGGAGAAGAAAAGGTCGCTCGTCAGCACGCACGCGGCAAGCTTGATGTACGTGAACGCCTGCGTCTTATGGCTGACCCCGGCAGTTTCCGTGAAATTGGTAAGCTTGCGGGCAAGGGCCATTATGGCGCGGATGGTGATTTGGAAGATTTCACGCCCGCTAATTTCCTGTTTGGTAAAGCAAAAGTAGAAGGCAGGCATACGGTCCTTGCAGCCGATGACTTTACAGTGCGTGGCGGTGCGGCTGATGCTGCAATCTGGCGTAAGGCTATGCTTGCTGAACAGATGGCGCACGAATGGAAGCTTCCCCTTATCAGATTGATTGACGGCACCGGTGGTGGTGGCTCTGTGAAAATGCTTGAAGATATGGGGCTCACATATGTGCCGTATCTGCCGGGCTGGGAACATGTGGTGAAAAACCTGGATACAGTGCCTGTGGTATCCTTGGCGCTGGGTTCTGTTGCAGGCCTTGGGGCTGCACGCGTTGTAGCGAGCCACTATAGTGTAATGGTGCGCGGCATGAGCCATATGTTTACCGCTGGTCCCGCGGTTGTGGCGGCTATCGGTGAAAAGCACGATAAAGAGGCGCTTGGCGGTGCTGATATTCATGCGCGGAACGGTGCGGTGGATGATGTGGTTGAAAGCGAGAAAGAAGCGTTTGAAGCAGCTCGAAAATTTCTTTCCTACTTGCCGCAAGCAGCAGGCAGGCCTGCGCCGCGCGGTGATACATCAGATGGTGTAGAACGCCGTGATGAAGCTCTCCTTGATGCAGTACCAGAAGACAGGCGCGCTGCATACAGCATGCGTAAAATCCTCGAAAGTGTTTTTGACCGTGAAAGTGTGTTTGAAATTGGCAAAATGTGGGGGCAATCGGCCATCACAGCGCTTGCGCGGCTGGACGGTTGGCCTGTTGCTGTACTTGCTTCTAATCCATCCTTTATGGGCGGAAGTTGGTCCGCGGATGCTGCGCGCAAGATTGAGCGCTTTGTAAAACTAGCCAACACTTTCGGCCTACCTGTTGTGCATCTGGTGGATAATCCCGGCTTTATGATCGGTCTTGACGCCGAAAAGGCGGCAACTATCCGCCACGGCGTTGATGCACTAAACGGTATTTATAACTCGAAGGTGCCTTGGGCGACGGTGATTATCAGAAAAGCATACGGCGTTGCAGGCGCGGCTATGAACAACCATACCGATTTCCAGTATAGGTTTGCTTGGCCATCAGGGGATTGGGGCAGCTTGCCGCTCGAAGGTGGTATCGAAGTGGCTTATAAATCCGAGCTTGAAAAAGCAAAAGATCCGACAGCGCATTTGGCAACGATCAAAGAACGTCTCGATAAGGTACGCAGCCCGTTCAGAACCGCGGAAGCCTTTATGGTTGAGGATGTAATCGATCCGCGCGAGACAAGACCACTGTTATGTGAATTCGCTAATCTCGCACAGGAACGTATGTTTGGTGAGAAGCGGAACTAA
- the recG gene encoding ATP-dependent DNA helicase RecG: MRPALLNEYFADIERLPGIGPRSKLAFERLAGGRTVDLLFHMPSGLVDRQYRPKVAEAAPGSLVTLEVTVHEHRPGPNRRVPYRVVCSDDTAELTLVFFNPRADWLKKQLPEGEKRIISGKLEHYNGKAQITHPDYMVDPSSPEDMPLLETIYPLTAGVSGKVLRKAIAGAVASVPELPEWHDESLMKREDWPDFMTALERMHKPEHADDLEPSSDFKRRLAADELLATQLALAIVRERTRKKRGRVLKGDGSIRKKLFEVLPYELTGDQQKALSEIIHDLESERAMLRLVQGDVGSGKTVVALLAMAAATEAGVQSAILAPTEILANQHLETISEFADKVGLKIALLTGRVKGKPRKALLEALANGEIDILIGTHAIIQDDVVFKDLGLAIIDEQHRFGVQQRLALAAKAERGVDVLGMTATPIPRTLTLTAYGDMDTSLIREKPPGRLPVDTRVVSLDRIGDVAAGIQRAVASGARAYWVCPLVEESEQLDLAAAEDRFESLKQMFGERVGLVHGKMKGAEKDEVMGRFQRGELRVLVSTTVIEVGVNVPEATIMVIEHAERFGLAQLHQLRGRVGRGSGKSSCILLRTNQIGEVASSRLRIMRETEDGFLIAEEDLKLRGGGEILGTKQSGLPEFKMVDFTEHADLIELARDDARLIINKDPELKGKRSDALRHLLYLFERDEGVRLMGSG; encoded by the coding sequence ATGCGTCCTGCACTGTTAAATGAGTATTTTGCGGATATTGAACGTTTGCCGGGGATTGGGCCGCGCAGCAAGCTGGCGTTTGAACGGTTAGCAGGCGGGCGCACTGTTGACCTTCTGTTTCATATGCCTTCGGGCCTTGTTGATAGGCAGTACCGGCCCAAAGTGGCAGAAGCTGCACCGGGTTCCCTTGTTACGCTTGAGGTAACGGTTCATGAACACCGGCCCGGGCCAAACCGCAGGGTACCATACCGCGTAGTGTGTAGTGATGATACGGCAGAGCTAACACTCGTGTTCTTTAACCCTCGTGCTGATTGGTTGAAGAAGCAGTTGCCTGAAGGTGAGAAACGGATCATCAGCGGCAAGCTGGAGCATTATAACGGCAAAGCGCAAATCACTCATCCTGATTATATGGTGGACCCGAGCAGCCCAGAGGATATGCCACTTCTTGAAACCATCTATCCGCTTACGGCTGGTGTTTCAGGGAAAGTGTTAAGGAAAGCGATCGCGGGTGCGGTGGCAAGTGTGCCTGAACTTCCTGAATGGCATGATGAAAGCCTTATGAAGCGTGAAGACTGGCCTGATTTTATGACAGCGCTCGAGCGTATGCATAAACCCGAGCACGCAGATGATCTGGAACCATCCAGTGATTTTAAGCGCCGATTGGCAGCCGATGAACTGCTTGCTACTCAGCTCGCGCTTGCCATTGTGCGGGAACGTACCCGCAAGAAACGAGGCCGTGTGCTGAAGGGCGACGGTAGTATCCGTAAGAAACTGTTTGAGGTGCTGCCCTATGAACTAACGGGGGATCAGCAAAAAGCCCTGTCTGAGATTATCCATGATCTGGAAAGTGAACGTGCCATGCTCCGGCTCGTGCAGGGGGATGTAGGCAGCGGTAAAACCGTTGTGGCGCTACTTGCGATGGCCGCGGCCACAGAAGCGGGTGTGCAGTCTGCCATATTAGCGCCAACAGAAATCCTCGCGAACCAGCACTTAGAAACGATCAGTGAGTTCGCTGATAAAGTGGGACTAAAAATTGCTCTGCTTACGGGCCGGGTGAAAGGCAAACCGAGAAAAGCACTTCTCGAAGCGCTTGCGAACGGTGAGATTGATATCCTTATCGGCACCCATGCTATCATTCAGGATGATGTCGTGTTTAAGGATTTGGGGCTCGCGATTATTGATGAACAGCACAGGTTTGGCGTGCAGCAGCGCCTTGCTTTGGCTGCAAAAGCAGAACGCGGAGTTGATGTGCTGGGTATGACGGCAACCCCGATACCGCGCACACTTACGCTTACAGCATATGGTGATATGGATACCTCGCTTATACGAGAAAAACCGCCAGGCCGTTTGCCCGTGGATACGCGTGTGGTCTCTCTCGACCGTATTGGTGACGTGGCCGCAGGTATTCAGCGCGCGGTGGCAAGTGGTGCGCGCGCATACTGGGTGTGCCCGCTTGTGGAAGAAAGCGAACAGCTTGATCTCGCTGCCGCGGAAGATCGCTTTGAAAGCCTTAAACAGATGTTTGGGGAGCGTGTTGGCCTTGTGCACGGTAAAATGAAAGGCGCAGAAAAAGATGAGGTTATGGGCCGTTTCCAGCGGGGCGAGCTAAGGGTGCTTGTTTCCACTACGGTAATTGAAGTGGGCGTGAATGTGCCTGAAGCCACAATTATGGTGATTGAGCACGCGGAGCGTTTTGGTCTTGCACAGCTTCACCAGCTTCGGGGCCGAGTTGGGCGTGGTAGCGGTAAATCAAGCTGTATCCTTTTGCGCACGAACCAGATTGGTGAAGTAGCAAGCAGCCGCTTGCGGATTATGCGCGAAACTGAAGATGGTTTCTTGATCGCGGAAGAGGATTTGAAGTTGCGTGGCGGCGGCGAAATTCTTGGTACCAAACAGAGTGGCCTGCCAGAATTTAAAATGGTGGATTTCACCGAGCATGCCGATTTGATTGAACTAGCCCGCGACGACGCGCGCTTGATTATCAATAAAGACCCCGAGCTTAAAGGCAAACGCAGCGATGCACTGAGGCACCTTCTGTATCTTTTTGAGCGCGATGAAGGTGTGCGTTTGATGGGATCTGGTTAA
- a CDS encoding succinate dehydrogenase assembly factor 2 has product MTDLTYNPHKEINLEDRKRRLLFRAWHRGIKELDLIFGNFVEANIKGFTLEDIIWFESLFEENDQEILGWVTNGENVPEKFDDEMMARIQKLDFMTLKAK; this is encoded by the coding sequence ATGACTGATCTGACATATAACCCACACAAGGAAATCAACCTTGAAGACCGCAAGCGCCGCCTTTTATTCCGGGCATGGCACCGCGGCATCAAAGAGCTTGATCTGATTTTTGGGAATTTCGTGGAAGCTAATATTAAGGGTTTCACGCTCGAAGACATCATTTGGTTCGAAAGCTTATTTGAGGAAAATGATCAGGAAATCCTTGGCTGGGTTACAAATGGTGAAAATGTGCCTGAAAAATTCGATGATGAAATGATGGCTCGCATCCAGAAGCTTGATTTTATGACATTGAAAGCCAAATAA